The DNA sequence AATTATGATGTTTTCTATATTTGTTAGTTGCGATACAGTAGAGTTAATTCGATGTGATAATTCAGTAATTTCTTTGGGTTCtatgctaatagataatttgaGTATATCTTGCGCTAAAGTCCTTACATCGGCCGGAGTGTTAGATGTATTCGATAAGAGCTGTTTTAACTCGGAAGTAAGTTCTAAACTTTCATTGGTTATGCGTTCAGCTGATGATTTGAAATCGTTAGCTCTATTAAATAAGTCGTTTGCTCTTGAACGAACCACTATGGTATCTTGTTTTACTTGCGAAACTGATCTAAATAGGTCTTCTGCTGTTAATTCGTGTTCTTTGATTCTGTGTTCAGTTTTATTGGCAAAATCTAATGCTTGTTCCGCTTTTGTAACAGCTCCTTGGTCACAAGATATTCCGCCGCATTTTACACAACCGGCGCCTCCACAAATGTCACAGCTATCACTTTCTTGACCACACATTTTTTCGTTTAGCTTAGGCAAATGTGATTCCATATCATCTAGCTttttatcattttcattttgtgTATTATTAAAGTTTGTATACTGCAATTCAATTAACCTGTCTGTATTTTTGATTTGCCTATCAGTATTAGCAATTATTGTTTGTACTCCTTCTGCTTCATCTGATGCTTTGACAGCTCTTTGTTTTGCTTCTCTAGTTAAGTTTAGGGCGCCTTCTAGATTGGCCTCTTGCAATTTCGTTGCATTGCTGCCAAGTTCAATGGTCTTACCTTTcaagttttgaatgttgtttcTTAGTCCATCTAATGTGACGTTACCTAAATTGATTTTTGATGTTATGTCATTGAGATTATCATTGGCATCTTTAACTTTATGTTCTACTGACGTTAGTTGATCTTGTAAGCTACTGATATTTGATAAAAGGTCTTTAACTGTTGTTTGCCCCATTTTAGCGCTTTGAAGCATGTTTTCTACTTCCGCTAACTTCTTAgtcatttcatcaaaatctctAGTGTAAGCACCTGTAGCACCTACGACTTTTATTTTGCTGGCATTTCCGATAGCATAATCAGTTTGGATACGTAAATCATTAATAAGGCGATCCCAGTTATCGAAACATTCTCCACAGGCGTAGCAATCGGGAGCTTCTCCAAGGTAACTTCGAGCACATAAGTCACAATTGTATCCGCCAATACCAGGCTTACATATACATGATCCATTTTCTCTCATACATTGTTGTGATATAGATCCACgtaagtcacattcacattcatgaCATTCCAAATTCAGGTCACCCCAGTGATTTTCCTGACACTGATCGCATTGTCTTCCTCCATGACCAGGTTTACAATCACATTTTCCAATATAGGGATTACATTGAGGTGATAAAGATCCTATAGGATCACATTCACAAGGGTCACACCCTGTTCCCACTGCTATTCGCCAGTGATTATCTGTGCATTGATCACAATTTACACCTTTAACAATGTTGAAACATGGACATTGACCTGTGATACCATCACAATTTCCTCTGGTAAAGTTTGTTCCAAGAACAGAGCAGTTACACTTATAACAAGCTTTTTCGACTGCATTACCGTAATATCCTTCTTGACAAACTTCGCAATGGTCACCTGCTGCATTATGTAAGCATTGTAAACATTTACCAGTATAAGGATCACAGTTACCAGGTTTTGTAATATCGGTATTATCATTACACTCGCATTTTTCACAGGTTCCTTTAATAGGGTCTCCAAAGTAGTTATCAGCGCACACATCACAAAGAAGACCGGCATATCCTTCTTTACAATCACACACCACATCTTTCGTTTCGGAGTCTAATTCACATCGATCAGCGTGACTGCTCTTGTTAGGATCACCTTTAACACCTGGACAAGGACAAGGACGGCAAGGTATATCTACACCAAGTCGAGGATCACCGTAATATCCATCTATGCATCGCTCACATCTGTGGCCTTCGGTGAAGTCTCTACATTCTTTACATGCACCAGTTCTATCGTCACATTCCATTGCATGACCATTACAGTCGCATTGTTGACAATTCGGGAAGTTATAATAACCAGGCTGACATAGGTCACATGCGCATCCGTATGTATTGGCTCTACATTTGCATTGACCACTTGTAGCATCGCAAAAATTATCAAGTGAACCTATGCTGTTGCAGTCGCAGCGCTTGCAGCCGAATTTACTAAAACCATATGTGCCTGGCGCACAGCGGTCGCATCTGGGTCCGACGATATTTTTCACACATTGACAGTATCCTGTGTAGGAGTTACACTGATGACTTTTTGATCCTGAAGGATCACACTGGCATGATTCAGTGCCATTGCGGATGTAAAATCCAATACTAGCAtgatattttttgcaaatttcTGGCACTGTGTCTCTATTAAGGCTGTAGTACCTAATATGAATTTCCACAATCAATAGTTTGACCGATAGGTCAAACTCCTCTTTCAAATCACTTCTATTTGCGAAGAAGGGTATGTCATCAAAAGACGGAATAAGAACAATGGAGTCAATTAGCGATGATGCTCTTGCATTTGATGTTCGGCCATCTTGTCTACCTAAATATATCCTTATTTCTGTATCTTTATCCTTTTCTAAGCACACTGGCGGCGTAACCAAAACACTACGTTGATTAGCAGGCAAACTTGTTGATACTGTAACATCTTCGGGACCCACATTTGCACAAGGTGAATCATAGTCTATTGGTAACGGTCGTTTTACTaatatacactcggcatcaaataaatcgcaccttccgcgacaagcacttatcaaacgtccacttcccaccaacattggtaccatttgaaagcctagttctaaacttcatttcattaaaggaaaggtttttaccccaaaaatgtgtctttacaaggatccagagtcacatcttcaaaaaataggtagttacgctatagccattttttatgactgtaaaactgttaagttaggattaatcgctatccatctgttaaagaggacacgtcgtgtgatctttatttggttttataaccataaaaattggtctaattgatcccagaggtgagcccaaagtgaggtctattttcaagtaacatttatggtatatgttaatcatttatttagaaatgaaatgtatttttctttaaggatatttattgggctttcaaataacaccaatattgttggggtaccataattgtgtcagaagaaaatctttaaagttcgcgtcgcggaaggtgcggtttatttgatgttgagtgtagttgcTTCTTCCCAATTCGTAGGTGAAAGTTGTTCATATCTTATCAAAACGTTATAATTCATACTGGTCTTCAGATTATTGACTATGAAAACTAATGTAGGTACTTCCttctgatattttcataaaacctGGCCCAGTCCAAGTCTCTTTTCCTTCAGGGAAACTTTCCCTAATAACGACGTGACAAAGTTGACTCTGGATAGCATTATCATCGATTTGAGAGTCACATTGGCTGGACTCTCCTTCAATTACAAAAGAATCTAAAGCTCCAACAAAGAAGTTTTGAATAGGTTGATCACAACGACGCCCAGTGACGTGTGAGCGACATTTGCACTGCCCAGTAATAACATCACAATCGCTATCGATCGATCCACCCAAGTCACAGTCGCAAGGCAAGCATCCGTCGTCACTATCAGCTAGACCATAAAATTCAGGCAAACATTGATCACAATTTCTACCTGTAACATGACGTTTGCAGAAACAGTTACCAGTGATTGGATCACAGCCTCTTTCATTGATCGTTCCTAGACTATTACACGTGCAAGAAATACAACCTTCAGGATTAAGAGGATCGAAACTCCAATAGCCGTCTTTACATCTGTCACATCGCGCTCCATCTACATTAAGTTTACACAAGCAGCGTCCAGCGGTTTTATTATAAACTGCATCCGTCTCATCATCACATAGAACCTCCTGATCGGTAGTTCCTTCTGGGTCACAATCACATGGTTTACAAATATCAGGGCTTTGAATATCTAAACTAGGGTCCTTGAAAAACTTAGGCTTACACCGTTCACAATTAAGTCCCATAGTATTATGTTGACAATTATCACACACACCTCCACTAATTTTACCAGTTTTGTTGTACACAGCAGGGTCAAAATGACAGGTCGTTGCATGATTATTACACGTGCATCTTTTGCAAGCATTCGAAGTTTTTCCAACCGCTGGTTGCCAAGGAAGATCGTTGTAAAAATCTTCGCAGTATTCACAATTAAGTCCACGCGTGTTGTGGGTACACTCACACCGTCCATGCACCATGTTGTTTTTTGATTCCACTCCCGGCATTGGCAAGCACCGAGATGCATGACCATAACAGGAACAAGAACCGGGAACCGTCATCTCATATATGGAGTAGTAGTATTTTTCTTGTATCTCATTTCTATTATCTAGTAAGTCGTCTCCGAGAGTGTGTTATTTCGTAAAGTTAATTCGTAGGTTCGTCATTCGTAATaagttttgtactttttctgAATAACGATTCGTTACGTTTATGTTCGGAGGTAAGACTCGAAATATTACTTCACCTTCAGTCGACGGCGCTACTCCTGAGTACATGGATCCGCAAACAATTTCTGTCAGCGAGCGCTGGGAATGCTTTGGTACACCAGGGAAAGCATCGTCGCAGTTGTGTGCAAAGTATCGATAGACCCGCCAAGTTTTTCCAAAGTCAAATGATCTCTCCACCAACATCGCAGCCGGTCTGATGGTTTTAAACTGTATTATAAGATGCGTAAGATGAAATTCCGCTTCCATATCAAGTTGAATGGCAACATTTTCTTTTCCATTTTCCGATTGCCACCACGATTTTTTTCTCGTTCCGGGTAGAAACTTGTAAATTATGTTTTGAATTCGATGATTCAAGTGGGGTTTGTGTATGGTGCTGTTGGTAGAGTCGCACCAAAAGCATTTTTTCCGGTCCTCCAAGTGGGATACGATGCAGTAGCGTTCACGGCCGTGCACACCGCACGTGGACGAGGCGGAGAGGCGGGCCTCGCGGCCTATGAGCAGGTTGCCGGTGGCGGGGTAGCAGGAGCTGAGCTCGCAGGCGCGGGTCGGCGCGGAGGCGGTCGCGCTCGCGGTTGTACACGGCGTCGCCGGCGGCGATAAGCGCCGACACGATAAACAAAGCGCGCAGAGCCATGGCGCGCGTAGCGCGCCATGGCTCTACTCTTCTCGTGCTACTCTTCGCGCGTCTCTCACTGCACTGGGCACGAAGCCGTCTCAATCGCGCACTCTCGCGCTGGCTCCCGCCCCTCGTCCCTGGCCCCCGTGCCCTACATAGGCAGGTCCGAACTCAGACGCGATTTAAATTACTCAGCGCCCAACCCAACCACTATAATATTCACATGATTTCATGTAAGTTGATGAGAAACAACTTTCAACATTGTgtttaatacaaataagattttattgttttataaataaactcaCCCGAagtaaatttaaatagtaattaaGTACTGTAGTTGTATTATTCCTTAACTGAGCTTTGAACAACATTTTGAATGTAGACTTTTGTAaaagggtatttctcatcgccacggttctcaccgtcaccttcgtggcaaattttatttttaacttatttcaactttttgtaaacaaaaattgtagcgcttgatgtgaagagtgtattctcagtaaatcagtcaaatattgagtctcgtttggaaactttaacgttttgaatttttcgatgccacgaaagtgacgCGATGATCCACGAATAattcacagcaatatttttttcaaactttacttacttgggtgaatatcccaagcacgttttttacgcggcgtagctgagaatcgatgggagaaatgtaactagagcgatgattttttttctgtatatagtttaaacagcgttttacacgatagcaaagtcttcaggacaataggtagttattttatgtactaaaaaaattttcaaagacccaaaatctaatagcggtggcgtgtcctaactctatttctacttataaattgtgttattccttctttctcggggattctagtaatttaagaatagtatagccataaaatacattaaataagacttccaaatgatatgaaagaaatgtgatatttcataatttaagtgttttaaatagcctttcaaaactgtcccacgaaaaaaagcaattacagtggctcaatttcgacactctcttacatctccaaagaagctttgagagacgtagagttcttcttccctgcatcacacagctgtgtcctcctgatcgggctataaagacttgcgacttgtggtattgtttttccagcagacccgtaaatatttgtatcagcggcacaggaatacaaaatttttcaatttcgctgacaagtgtatgagtgaaagctacttacttagatgctaaacgattctttaacatgattaaagtttggtgttttgttgtatctgcatacagaaattattgatcagaattatagttttctttataatttgaattttgttacagttttttaattccggtggcgcaatttcggtggctccggtggcgaatctatcgccaggattggtcttattggctctggagcattgtacctaggtctactaaggtctcagtcataactacaatatcgtcagttaatcgaagttgtgtgatgtactcgccgtatcttgatactgagctcggtctagctcagaagcttgaaaacctctaagtgggaggtagtgaagactttaagagattatggtgtctccaactctgaaccctcgcagcaatcagataagtttcgagttgttatcttgggggagggctgatatgatgaagttttcatacaaatacttcagaagttgcatgttcgttcgttcgtttcagccaaatgacgtccactgctggacaaaggcctcccccaaggttttccataatgaacgatcctgcgctgcccgcatccaggctcttcccgcgacctttaccagatcgtcggtccacctagtaggaggcctgcccacgctacgtcttccagcccgtggtcgccactcgaaaacttacctgccctaacggccatcgtctctacgagctatgtaccccgcccactggcacttgattttagc is a window from the Ostrinia nubilalis chromosome 7, ilOstNubi1.1, whole genome shotgun sequence genome containing:
- the LOC135073281 gene encoding laminin subunit beta-1-like, whose translation is MVPMLVGSGRLISACRGRCDLFDAECILVKRPLPIDYDSPCANVGPEDVTVSTSLPANQRSVLVTPPVCLEKDKDTEIRIYLGRQDGRTSNARASSLIDSIVLIPSFDDIPFFANRSDLKEEFDLSVKLLIVEIHIRYYSLNRDTVPEICKKYHASIGFYIRNGTESCQCDPSGSKSHQCNSYTGYCQCVKNIVGPRCDRCAPGTYGFSKFGCKRCDCNSIGSLDNFCDATSGQCKCRANTYGCACDLCQPGYYNFPNCQQCDCNGHAMECDDRTGACKECRDFTEGHRCERCIDGYYGDPRLGVDIPCRPCPCPGVKGDPNKSSHADRCELDSETKDVVCDCKEGYAGLLCDVCADNYFGDPIKGTCEKCECNDNTDITKPGNCDPYTGKCLQCLHNAAGDHCEVCQEGYYGNAVEKACYKCNCSVLGTNFTRGNCDGITGQCPCFNIVKGVNCDQCTDNHWRIAVGTGCDPCECDPIGSLSPQCNPYIGKCDCKPGHGGRQCDQCQENHWGDLNLECHECECDLRGSISQQCMRENGSCICKPGIGGYNCDLCARSYLGEAPDCYACGECFDNWDRLINDLRIQTDYAIGNASKIKVVGATGAYTRDFDEMTKKLAEVENMLQSAKMGQTTVKDLLSNISSLQDQLTSVEHKVKDANDNLNDITSKINLGNVTLDGLRNNIQNLKGKTIELGSNATKLQEANLEGALNLTREAKQRAVKASDEAEGVQTIIANTDRQIKNTDRLIELQYTNFNNTQNENDKKLDDMESHLPKLNEKMCGQESDSCDICGGAGCVKCGGISCDQGAVTKAEQALDFANKTEHRIKEHELTAEDLFRSVSQVKQDTIVVRSRANDLFNRANDFKSSAERITNESLELTSELKQLLSNTSNTPADVRTLAQDILKLSISIEPKEITELSHRINSTVSQLTNIENIIIETKPDLERAKALKLNATVVNQSANLTLKMANKVLEALDEAQAAQNAAENAINKAKSDIDAAKADLVPIAMETEQAQKKANETKDAVEGLRLCLSGLHKDILKIESDAEQVKQEANDVVNRAEMAEQKARQLRQDIKQTNMSLAERASQT